CGCCAGCTGGCATGGCTCGAATGACTTGTCGCTCCTGGTCGCCCATTATCTCAAGATCATGCCCACCGACGCGGTCGAGGCAGGCGAAAAATTGTCCACATTGGCAGAGCGCGAAGGCTGGAAAGTTTAGGCCATTTGCCATGAACATCTGCGGAACATTCAGAAGGGCCGAAAGGCCCTTTTTTCGCGCCTGGCGCTTCAAAATTGGCCAGCAAAAAACAGGAATTTCCGCCGAAGTCTCACGTGAGACTTTTTAAAGTCTCACAAAAAGTCTCATGTTCACTTTTGTTCTGGATGCAAAAAATGCGCCACGACGGGCGCATCTTGTTTATTTTGCTGGGGAATTTACTGGCGGACAGGAAGGGATTCGAACCCTCGAGACGGTTCAACCCGCCTACTCCCTTAGCAGGGGAGCGCCTTCGACCACTCGGCCACCTGTCCATCGCCCAGAAACCAGCGTTTTGGCGGATTGGCAAGCCCTTGTGGTCGGCTTGTGAAAAATAGTTGGCGCAGGCTGTGCGCGCCGCTCACATTGCAGCGGCTGTCAGATATGGCAGTGGTTTCAATTTATTGATCCCCTTTAACGTCGGTGTTTCAAATCGGATAATGCCCCAAAGAGTCTTGGCCCCCGTCCCTAGAGACGATAGAAACGGTCAACGGTGCAGTCAGGCACAATCGAAGACGCGAACAGGATAGCGGATGCCGGATAGGGCAAGCGAGGATCAGCGGCTGGCCGCTTTGCGGCGCACGGGGCTTCTCGATACTCCACATGAGGAAACATTTGATCGGTACACGCGGGTGGCTGCCGCACTCTGCGATGCACCTGTGGCACTGATTTCTCTGGTCGATGAGTGTCGACAGTGGTTCAAGGCCGCCGTCGGCACAGACGTGGCCGAAACGCCGCGCGACATCGCTTTTTGCGACTACGCCATTCGCGGCAGCGCCCTGATGGAGGTGCCCGACGCCACGCAGGATGCTCGGTTCGAGAACAATCCGCTTGTGACCAGCGATCCGCATGTCCGCTTTTATGCCGGCGCGCCAATCGAACTGAGCACGGGCGAGCGGCTGGGCACTTTATGTGTGCTCGATCACGTGCCGCGCACTCTTACGGAAAAACAGAAAAGCGCGCTGACCGATCTTGGTGGCATTCTGGTGCGCGAGATTGAAGGCAACCGGCTCGCCGTGCAGGCGACCGAAGAACTGCAAAACCTCACCCGCAACAAGGAAGCCGCCGATGAGCGGGCGTCTTCAGCGCGGCTGGTCGCGCGGGAACTCAACCATCGGCTGGGTAATCTGTTCGCGCAGGTCTCCGCGCTTGTCGCGATGGCGGATCGCGAAACCGAGAACCGGACTGATCTGGTGGAGGTCGTGCGCAACCGGATCATGTCTTTGAAGTCCGTGTCAGATGTTCTGGTCCAGGAAGAGTGGCGGTCGGCCAGTCTGCGGCAAATCGCCGATGTATCCCTGTCACCGATCCTCTCTGAATCAAGCGACCGCAGTGACTTTGTCATTGAGGGCGATGACATTGAGATCAATGAAAAAGCGGCCCTTCACCTGGCCCTGGTGTTTGGAGAACTAGCGGCGAATGCCCTGCGGCACGGCGCGTTGGGCGAGGCGCGCGGCAAGGTTCTGCTGCGATGGCGGGTGGAGGGTGAGAAATTTATCCTCGACTGGATCGAGACTGGGGTCACGGGTACGATGAATCCGTCGCGGCGTGGTTTCGGCTCCATACTGCTCACGCGCGTTGCACCGGCGAGCCTGATGGGCTTTGCCACAAGAGAGTTTACCGAACAGGGTCTCGTTTACCATTTGGAAGCGGATTTCGCACAGCTTCTGCCTGATCCTGACTGATGGTGAGGCGCATCCATTACCCATCAATAATGGTGGACAAATGAAACGGCGTTGAAACCTTAATCGTGCTAACCAACATAGGACAGGCTGTGGTGCTGGACACCTGACAGCATCCCACCTCGGTCGCTCGTGCTTCATGTGGAAGGCGAGCTGGCCGAAACTGCCTGTTCAAGGAGTTGATATGTCGGAAGACACCAGAGCATTTCCTGTCCTGCCCCTGCGGGACATCGTTGTATTTCCTCACATGGTCGTGCCGTTGTTTGTTGGGCGCGATAAATCGGTGCGGGCCCTCGAAGCCGTCATGCAGGCCGATCGCGAGATCCTTCTCGTTGCCCAGAAAGAAGCCGGCGATGATGATCCCGGCGAAGACGATATCTACACCATCGGCGTTATCGCCAAGGTACTCCAGCTGCTGAAGCTGCCTGACGGCACCGTGAAGGTGCTTGTCGAAGGCGGTGACCGCGCTGAGATCACGAATTATGTCGAGAACGACTCATTCTTCGAAGCCGAAGCCGTCACGCTGGAAGAGACCATCGGCGACGAGGCTGAGGTCGAAGCCCTTGTGCGGTCGGTCAATGCGCAGTTTGAAGCCTATGTGAAGCTGAACAAGCGCGTCAGCCCTGAAGTCATCGTCTCCATCGGTCAGATCGATGAGCCATCAAAGCTCGCCGATACCGTGGCGTCACACCTGAACCTCAAGATTGCAGAGAAGCAGGACCTGCTGGAGATTTCGCACGTCGCCGCCCGTCTCGAAGCCGTTTACGGTTTCATGGAAGGTGAGATGTCGGTGTTGCAGGTCGAGAAAAAGATCCGTGGGCGCGTGAAGCGTCAGATGGAGAAGACCCAGCGCGAATATTATCTGAATGAGCAGATGAAGGCCATTCAGAAGGAACTTGGCGAGGCCGAAGACGGCCGCGATGAGGTGACTGAACTCGAAGAGAAGATCGAGAAAGCCAAGCTGCCCAAGGAAGCCAAGACCAAGGCAATGGCGGAGCTGAAGAAGCTGCGCCAGATGTCGCCGATGTCAGCGGAATCGACCGTCGTTCGGAATTATCTGGACTGGATCACATCCATTCCCTGGTCGACGCGGTCGAAGCTGAAAATCGATCTCGACAAGGCGCAGGCCAAGCTCGACGAAGATCACTATGGCCTCGACAAGGTCAAGGAACGGATCATTGAGTATCTGGCGGTCCAGAAACGGACCAACAAACTCAAAGGCCCAATCCTGTGTCTCGTTGGCCCTCCAGGTGTCGGTAAGACATCCCTCGGCAAGTCGGTCGCAGAAGCGGTCGGTCGTGAATTCGTGCGCGTCAGCCTTGGCGGTGTACGGGACGAGGCGGAGATTCGCGGTCACCGCCG
This genomic stretch from Parvularcula sp. LCG005 harbors:
- a CDS encoding sensor histidine kinase, yielding MPDRASEDQRLAALRRTGLLDTPHEETFDRYTRVAAALCDAPVALISLVDECRQWFKAAVGTDVAETPRDIAFCDYAIRGSALMEVPDATQDARFENNPLVTSDPHVRFYAGAPIELSTGERLGTLCVLDHVPRTLTEKQKSALTDLGGILVREIEGNRLAVQATEELQNLTRNKEAADERASSARLVARELNHRLGNLFAQVSALVAMADRETENRTDLVEVVRNRIMSLKSVSDVLVQEEWRSASLRQIADVSLSPILSESSDRSDFVIEGDDIEINEKAALHLALVFGELAANALRHGALGEARGKVLLRWRVEGEKFILDWIETGVTGTMNPSRRGFGSILLTRVAPASLMGFATREFTEQGLVYHLEADFAQLLPDPD